A genomic stretch from Lathyrus oleraceus cultivar Zhongwan6 chromosome 2, CAAS_Psat_ZW6_1.0, whole genome shotgun sequence includes:
- the LOC127122956 gene encoding uncharacterized protein LOC127122956 produces MIERNMYFFEALEQMPMYKKFMKEVIVENIPIGDGPVALNEKYNAISPGRRIPNKQKDPGAVIVPCTIKEIVFKKVLIDSGASVTLMPLSNYQTLGIGNVSDTRKNLKFADHSIKNAYGIAEDVLVKIEQFSFPIDFVIIYIPEDEETPIILGRPFMRTSRCNFDINHGTLTLKLYDDEITLNMLENRKLEVEKENHYQVGMIRINVKG; encoded by the coding sequence ATGATAGAGAGAAATATGTATTTCTTTGAAGCACTCGAGCAAATGCCCATGTACAAAAAATTCATGAAAGAGGTAATTGTTGAAAATATACCAATAGGAGATGGCCCAGTAGCTTTGAATGAAAAGTATAATGCAATATCACCAGGTAGGAGAATCCCAAACAAGCAGAAGGATCCTGGAGCAGTTATAGTCCCATGCACTATAAAAGAAATTGTTTTCAAGAAGGTACTAATtgattctggagctagtgtgacTCTGATGCCATTGTCAAACTACCAAACGCTTGGTATTGGAAATGTCAGTGATACAAGGAAAAATCTGAAGTTTGCAGATCACTCCATAAAGAATGCATATGGGATAGCGGAAGACGTACTAGTGAAAATAGAGCAATTTAGTTTTCCTATTGATTTTGTGATCATATACATACCTGAGGATGAAGAGACACCTATCATTCTTGGTCGACCATTCATGCGGACAAGTCGGTGCAATTTCGACATAAACCATGGTACACTAACTTTAAAActttatgatgatgaaataaccTTAAATATGCTTGAAAACAGGAAGCTAGAAGTAGAAAAAGAAAATCACTATCAAGTAGGCATGATCAGGATAAATGTGAAAGGCTAA